From the genome of Malus domestica chromosome 04, GDT2T_hap1, one region includes:
- the LOC103443513 gene encoding polyketide synthase 5, whose protein sequence is MVTVEEVRKAQRAEGPATVMAIGTATPSNCVDQATYPDYYFRITNSEHKVELKEKFQRMCDKSMIKKRYMYLTEEILKENPSVCEYMAPSIDARQDMVVVEVPKLGKEAATKAIKEWGQPKSKITHLVFCTTSGVDMPGADYQLTKLLGLRPSVKRLMMYQQGCFAGGTVLRLAKDLAENNKGARVLVVCSEITAVTFRGPSDTHLDSLVGQALFGDGAAAVIIGADPVPEVEKPLFELVSAAQTILPDSDGAIDGHLREVGLTFHLLKDVPGLISKNIEKSLNEAFKPIGISDWNSLFWIAHPGGPAILDQVEAKLALKPEKLEATRQVLSDYGNMSSACVLFILDEVRRKSAEKGLKTTGEGLEWGVLFGFGPGLTVETVVLHSVGLTA, encoded by the exons ATGGTTACAGTCGAGGAAGTTCGCAAGGCTCAACGGGCGGAGGGTCCAGCCACAGTCATGGCCATCGGGACAGCAACTCCTTCCAACTGTGTGGATCAGGCTACCTACCCCGACTACTACTTTCGTATCACCAACAGCGAGCACAAGGTTGAGCTCAAAGAAAAATTCCAGCGCATGT GCGACAAATCTATGATCAAGAAACGTTATATGTACTTGACTGAAGAAATTTTAAAAGAGAACCCAAGTGTGTGCGAGTACATGGCTCCTTCAATTGATGCAAGGCAGGACATGGTGGTTGTGGAAGTCCCAAAACTTGGCAAAGAGGCTGCCACCAAAGCCATCAAGGAATGGGGACAGCCCAAGTCCAAAATCACCCACTTGGTCTTTTGCACCACCAGCGGTGTCGACATGCCTGGCGCCGACTACCAACTCACCAAGCTCTTGGGCCTCCGCCCCTCCGTCAAGCGCCTCATGATGTACCAGCAAGGGTGCTTCGCCGGTGGGACGGTCCTCCGTTTGGCCAAGGACTTGGCCGAAAACAACAAGGGTGCACGTGTTCTTGTTGTGTGCTCTGAGATCACCGCGGTTACCTTCCGTGGGCCTAGTGACACCCACCTTGATAGTCTTGTGGGCCAAGCTTTGTTTGGCGACGGTGCAGCGGCCGTAATCATTGGTGCGGATCCAGTGCCCGAAGTCGAGAAGCCCTTGTTTGAATTGGTGTCGGCGGCACAAACCATTCTCCCCGACAGTGATGGGGCTATCGACGGACATCTCCGTGAAGTAGGGCTTACATTTCACCTTCTCAAGGATGTTCCCGGGCTTATTTCGAAGAACATCGAAAAGAGCCTTAATGAGGCTTTCAAGCCTATTGGGATTTCGGACTGGAACTCACTCTTCTGGATTGCACACCCAGGTGGCCCTGCTATTCTGGACCAAGTAGAGGCCAAGTTGGCATTGAAGCCGGAGAAACTAGAAGCAACAAGGCAAGTGTTGTCGGATTACGGTAACATGTCGAGTGCTTGTGTGCTTTTTATTTTGGACGAGGTCAGGAGGAAGTCCGCCGAGAAAGGACTCAAAACGACCGGGGAGGGACTGGAGTGGGGTGTGCTTTTCGGATTTGGGCCCGGCCTCACGGTGGAGACCGTCGTGCTTCACAGCGTGGGTTTAACGGCTTGA
- the LOC103443512 gene encoding polyketide synthase 5-like (The RefSeq protein has 2 substitutions compared to this genomic sequence), with the protein MVTVEEVRKAQRAEGPATVLAIGTATPSNCVDQATYPDYYFRITNSEHKTELKEKFQRMCDKSMIKKRYMYLTEEILKENPTVCEYMAPSLDARQDMVVVEVPRLGKEAATKAIKEWGQPKSKITHLVFCTTSGVDMPGADYQLTKLLGLRPSVKRLMMYQQGCFAGGTVLRLAKDLAENNKGARVLVVCSEITAVTFRGPSDTHLDSLVGQALFGDGAAAVIIGADPLPEVEKPLFELVSAAQTILPDSDGAIDGHLREVGLTFHLLKDVPGLISKNIEKSLNEAFKPIGISDWNSLFWIAHPGGPAILDQVESKLALKPEKLEATRQVLSNYGNMSSACVLFILDEVRRKSTEKGLRTTGEGLEWGVLFGFGPGLTVETVVLHSVAA; encoded by the exons atggtGACCGTCGAGGAAGTTCGCAAGGCTCAGAGGGCTGAGGGTCCGGCCACAGTCTTAGCTATTGGGACTGCAACTCCTTCCAATTGTGTAGACCAGGCCACATACCCTGACTACTACTTTCGTATCACCAACAGCGAGCACAAGACTGAGCTCAAAGAAAAATTTCAGCGCATGT GTGACAAATCTATGATCAAGAAGCGTTACATGTACTTGACTGAAGAAATTCTGAAAGAAAACCCGACTGTGTGCGAGTACATGGCTCCCTCACTCGATGCTCGGCAGGACATGGTGGTTGTTGAAGTCCCAAGGCTTGGCAAAGAAGCGGCCACCAAGGCAATTAAGGAATGGGGACAGCCCAAGTCTAAAATCACCCACTTGGTCTTTTGCACCACCAGCGGTGTCGACATGCCCGGTGCCGACTACCAGCTCACCAAGCTATTGGGCCTCCGCCCATCCGTCAAGCGCCTCATGATGTACCAACAAGGCTGTTTTGCTGGAGGCACGGTCCTCCGTTTGGCCAAGGACTTGGCCGAAAACAACAAGGGTGCACGTGTTCTTGTTGTGTGCTCTGAGATCACCGCGGTCACCTTCCGAGGGCCTAGTGACACCCACCTTGATAGTCTTGTGGGCCAAGCTTTGTTTGGCGACGGTGCAGCGGCCGTCATCATTGGTGCAGATCCATTGCCCGAAGTCGAGAAACCCTTATTTGAGCTAGTGTCTGCTGCCCAAACCATCCTCCCCGACAGTGATGGGGCTATTGACGGACATCTTCGTGAAGTTGGGCTTACATTTCACCTTCTCAAGGATGTTCCCGGGCTTATTTCGAAGAACATCGAAAAGAGCCTTAATGAGGCCTTCAAGCCTATAGGCATCTCGGACTGGAACTCGCTTTTCTGGATTGCACACCCTGGTGGCCCTGCTATTCTAGACCAAGTAGAGTCCAAGTTGGCACTTAAGCCGGAGAAACTAGAAGCAACAAGGCAAGTGCTGTCTAATTACGGCAACATGTCAAGTGCGTGTGTCTTGTTTATTTTGGACGAGGTGAGGAGGAAATCCGCTGagaaaggactcaaaacaactgGAGAAGGACTGGAGTGGGGCGTGCTCTTCGGATTTGGGCCTGGCCTCACTGTCGAGACCGTTGTGCTTCACAGTGTGGCTGCTTGA